CATCGTCAAGATGGATGACGCCGGTCTGCACCTGAGCAAGAGCCAGAACGGCGCCGCGCGCGGCCTGGGCAAGGGCTTGCTGGCGTTTGCGCCGCGCCTGATGAAGGTGCTGTCGGTGGTCGGTACCGCCGCGATGTTCATGGTCGGCGGCGGCATCATCGCCCACGCCATCCCTGCCGTGCACCACTTCGCGCAAAGCATGGCCGCCAGCGTGGCCGACGTACCGGCGGTCGGCGGCGTGCTGGCGTTCCTGGTCCCGACCCTGATCGACGCGCTCGTTGGCGTGCTCGTGGGCGCGATCATCGTCGCCGTGGTGACGCTGATCCAGCGCATGCGGGGCAAGAAAGGCTGACGTGCTGGCGCAGCTGCGGGCATTGATGCAACCGCCGGCCGGCATGGCGTTCGACTTCAGCCAGCCGGCCGGCGAACCGGCGCTCGCACCGGCCGGCGGCATCACCTGGCAGGTGTTCGCCAACCCGGTCGCGCTGTTCGTCGGCGGGGTGACGGCAGTGCTGCTCGAACTGGCCGAACCCTCGGTGCGCACCGGCGTGTGGGATCACAGCAGCTTTCAGCGCGACCCGGGCCTGCGCCTGCGCCGCACCGGCTTTGCCGCGATGATGACGGTGTACGGCCCCCGCTCGGCGGCCGAACAACTGATCGCAAACGTGGTGCGCATCCACCGCCACGTGCAGGGCACGACACCGGCCGGCGTGCCGTACCACGCGAACGATCCACGCCTGCTCGACTGGGTCCAGGCCACGGCCACCTTCGGCTTTACCGAGGCGTATCACCGCTACGCGCGCCGCCTGTCAGCGCTTGAGAAGGATGCGGCGTTCGCGGAAGCGCAGCCTGCGGCGCGGTTGTATGGCGCGACGGGTGCGCCGCGCTCGTGGCGCGAGTGGGAAGGTACGCTCGCCAGCACTGCGCCTGGCCTGGAAGGGTCGGCCATCCTGGCCGATTTCATTCGGATCATGGGCGAGGCAACGATCCTGCCGGCGCCCCTGCGGCCGCTCCAGCGTTTGCTGGTACGCGCCGCCATCGAGATCACACCGGAGCCGGTGCGCTCATTGCCGCAACTTCGCGGCCATGGCCTGCGTTTGGGCGAGGCCACGCTGGTGCGGGCCCTGGCGCGCGGCGCCGGCTTGCTGCCACTGGGCGACACGCCACCGGCGCAGGCCACCCGGCGGCTGGCGATAGCCAGGCCGCACCACTAGTACACCATCACTTCGGCGGCTGATTACGCCGCAGGAACATCGAGCCCAGGGCCATGCCGACGGCAATCGACGTGTAGACCACACCCAGCGACTTGTTCGACAGGCGTTTCTGGTACCCCGGCTGCAATGGCCGTGGCGTGAGCTTGTGATCGGTGAAGGCGGCGAAGGCCGACGTTGCCGCTGCCGAGGCCAGGACGGCCGACGGGTTCTTCTGATCGAGCACGCCGCCCATCACACGCTCGAACACCAGTGCCCAGACCGTGGCGCTGGCATGGTGAATCAACAGACCAGGCACCGTGTAGCGCAGCGAGAAGCGGTCACGGAAGCTGGCCTTGCGACCGTGTACATAGTGACTGACAGCATTGGTTGCGGCATAGGGGCTGCCGGTTTCTTTCTTTGCGACCAGCGCCATGGCGACCGTCGAGACAATACTCGAGGCCGCACCGGAGACGAGTGCGCGCTGTATTACCGTATATTTCATACAATCCTCTTTTCGATCGCGTAAAGGGAACATCGGATGCGGATTCTGCTGACGGGTGCAAGCGGGTTTGTTGGGCAACACTTGTTGCAAGCGTTGCTGACCGAAGGCCACCACGTCGTCTGCGCGGTGCGTCATCCCGAAACGAGCGACGACCCGCGCCTCAGCTATATCCATGCTGATTTCACTAACGATAACAATAAATCAACCTGGCTGTCGCGCCTCTCGGGAATCGACGCCGTGATCAACACGGTCGGCATTTTTCGCGAGAGCGGCCGCCAGACGTTTGTCCGTCTGCACAAGGAAACGCCGCGCGCCCTGTTTGCCGCCTGCGCCGAATCGCACGATGTGCAGATGGTGGTCCAGCTGTCCGCGCTGGGCGCCGATGGCGAAGGCACCACGCCGTATCACGTGTCCAAGCGCGAGGCCGATGACTACCTCGCTTCACTGCCGCTACGCTCCTACATCGTCCAGCCGTCGCTCGTGTATGGCCGCGACGGCGGCAGCGCGCGCGCCATGCGCACGCTGGCCAGCATGCCATTCACGCTGCGCTTCGGCAGCAAGCCGCAGCTGGTGCAGCCGATCCACATCGACGATCTGGTAGCGGCCATCATCGGCCTGTTCAAGCACCGGCTGCCGATGGCACCGGACGGCGGCGCGACGATGCGCGTGCCGCTGGTGGGGCCGCAGGCGATGCCCTTCACCGAGTACCTGGCCACGCTGCGCCGCGCAATGGCGATGGGCCGCCAGCCGGTACTGCACTTGCCCGGGCCGGTGGCCCGCTTCGCGGCCGGCGTCGCCGGCCTGCTGCCAGGTTCGCTGCTGGATCGCGACGCCCTGAAAATGCTCGATCACGACAACAGCGCCGACGCGACGCTCACGGCCAACCTGATCGGCCATCCGCCACGGCCCGTCAGTGCCTTCATCCAGGACGCCGAGTGCGAGCGCGCGCGCGCCAAGCTTGGCTGGCTGCTGCCGGTCCTGCGCTACAGCATTGCCGCGGTCTGGATCATCACGGCGATCGTTTCGCTCGGCCTGTTCCCGATCGAGGACAGCCTCGCGCTACTGGCGCAGGCAGGCGTGCCGCCGGAGCTGCAACTGCCAGCGCTGTACGGCGCGGGGGGCCTGGATCTGCTGCTGGGACTGGGCACGCTGTTCCTGCCACGACGACGCTGGTTGTGGGTAACGCAGCTGGGCGTGGTGGCACTGTGCAGCGCCGTGATCGCCTTCACGCTGCCCCAGCTTCTGGTGCAGCCGTTCGGCCCCCTGGTCAAGAACCTGCCGCTGCTGGCGGCGCTCTGGCTGCTGTACCACCTCGACGAAAAATAACGATTTCAACTGACACAGGAGCACCCATGCAGGCTTACCAAATTCTTCACGGCGCCACCATCGACGGCTTGCAAGCCATCGAGTATCCGGTGCGCGACCTTGGCCTGGGCGAAGTGCGCATTCGCGTGCACGCCGTTGCGCTCAACTATCGCGACCTGATGGTCGCGGCCGGGAACTACCTGGTCTCGGTCGACGATCCGATCATCCCGTGCTCGGACGGCGCTGGCGAAGTGCTGGCTGTCGGCCCGGGCGTCACGCGCGTGCAGGTGGGCGACCGGGTGGCCGGTTCGTTCTTTCCGTTCTGGCACGAGGGCGGCCCGACGCCCGCCAAGATCCGCAATGGTCTGGGCGGCGACATCGACGGCATGCTGGCCGAAGAAGTCGTGCTGCACGAGGATGCGCTGGCGATTGTCCCGGCGGGCCTGAACTTCATCGAGGCGGCCACGATGCCTTGCGCAGCGGTCACCGCGTGGAATGCCATCTTCGTCTCGGGCAATCACGTCAAACCCGGCGACACCGTGCTGCTGCTGGGGACGGGCGGCGTGTCGATCCTGGGCCTGCAACTGGCGCGCGCCGCCGGCCTGCGCACCATTGTGACCTCGTCGAGCGACGACAAGCTGGCGCGCGCACGCGAACTGGGCGCGCATCACACGATCAACTACACCACGATCTCGGAATGGCAGGACGAAGTGCTGCACCTGACTCATGGCGTGGGCGCGCAGGTGGTGCTGGAAGTGGGCGGCCAGGGCACGGTGAACCGGTCGGTG
This is a stretch of genomic DNA from Oxalobacteraceae sp. CFBP 8761. It encodes these proteins:
- a CDS encoding DUF2236 domain-containing protein; its protein translation is MLAQLRALMQPPAGMAFDFSQPAGEPALAPAGGITWQVFANPVALFVGGVTAVLLELAEPSVRTGVWDHSSFQRDPGLRLRRTGFAAMMTVYGPRSAAEQLIANVVRIHRHVQGTTPAGVPYHANDPRLLDWVQATATFGFTEAYHRYARRLSALEKDAAFAEAQPAARLYGATGAPRSWREWEGTLASTAPGLEGSAILADFIRIMGEATILPAPLRPLQRLLVRAAIEITPEPVRSLPQLRGHGLRLGEATLVRALARGAGLLPLGDTPPAQATRRLAIARPHH
- a CDS encoding SDR family oxidoreductase codes for the protein MRILLTGASGFVGQHLLQALLTEGHHVVCAVRHPETSDDPRLSYIHADFTNDNNKSTWLSRLSGIDAVINTVGIFRESGRQTFVRLHKETPRALFAACAESHDVQMVVQLSALGADGEGTTPYHVSKREADDYLASLPLRSYIVQPSLVYGRDGGSARAMRTLASMPFTLRFGSKPQLVQPIHIDDLVAAIIGLFKHRLPMAPDGGATMRVPLVGPQAMPFTEYLATLRRAMAMGRQPVLHLPGPVARFAAGVAGLLPGSLLDRDALKMLDHDNSADATLTANLIGHPPRPVSAFIQDAECERARAKLGWLLPVLRYSIAAVWIITAIVSLGLFPIEDSLALLAQAGVPPELQLPALYGAGGLDLLLGLGTLFLPRRRWLWVTQLGVVALCSAVIAFTLPQLLVQPFGPLVKNLPLLAALWLLYHLDEK
- a CDS encoding NAD(P)-dependent alcohol dehydrogenase → MQAYQILHGATIDGLQAIEYPVRDLGLGEVRIRVHAVALNYRDLMVAAGNYLVSVDDPIIPCSDGAGEVLAVGPGVTRVQVGDRVAGSFFPFWHEGGPTPAKIRNGLGGDIDGMLAEEVVLHEDALAIVPAGLNFIEAATMPCAAVTAWNAIFVSGNHVKPGDTVLLLGTGGVSILGLQLARAAGLRTIVTSSSDDKLARARELGAHHTINYTTISEWQDEVLHLTHGVGAQVVLEVGGQGTVNRSVAAVAMGGTVAVIGGVSGFGGEVNPATLLASAKRLVGVHVGSRAMLEDVMRFADASGVKPVIDRVFPFGQAQDAYRYLESGAHFGKVVIDVTKAA